The following proteins are co-located in the Eubalaena glacialis isolate mEubGla1 chromosome 14, mEubGla1.1.hap2.+ XY, whole genome shotgun sequence genome:
- the LOC133074612 gene encoding signal transducer CD24-like — MSRTMVARLRLGMLLLVLLLPTQIYSNQTTVVTPSSNSSQNISAAPNPANATIMSSDDAPQSTASLFMISVSLLHLCC; from the coding sequence ATGAGCAGAACAATGGTGGCCAGGCTCCGACTGGGGATGCTGCTTCTGGTGCTGCTCTTACCTACGCAGATTTATTCAAATCAAACAACTGTTGTAACACCTTCAAGTAACTCCTCCCAGAATATCTCAGCTGCCCCCAATCCAGCCAATGCCACCATCATGTCAAGTGATGATGCTCCGCAGTCAACAGCCAGTCTCTTCATGATCTCAGTCTCCCTTCTACATCTCTGCTGTTAA